Genomic segment of Chitinophaga varians:
CGCCCTTTGTTCGCTCAATAACCTGACACCGAACGACGTCGTTGAAACATATAAAAACGTCCGAAATATCTGATTTACCATGTTCCGCACGAAGCTCAATTGCATAGGTCTGACTAAAAAGCATATAACGGGTATATGCTTTTTAGTCAGACTGAAGTTTCAGATGTGGATTATTTTTTGGGTACCGTTATAGTTGGGTCCCATTGGAAATAGCCATACGGAATTTGATTATTTCCGGAATCGTCCAACGTATACAGCGCAAAATTTACCATAAATGCTTCAGTACCAGGCATACCTACGGTTGCTTTATAGGAATAGAAGGTAACTGATTTCTGTTTTGCCGGCAATCCATTTGAATTGATGTCTGGATTAGGCACAGCTGCACCTATTCTTGTTACCGGTGTATATTGGAATGCGTCAAATACGTCATCATTAGGTGTTATATTCGGATTCGTGTTCTTGATGATATTATACAGAATCACGGCGTTATCCTGGTTATCGGAAGCAGATACTGCACGGAAGGAAACAGTGTCCTCTACATGCGCTTTGAAGCTTAAATCGGCTGTGCCCTGGCCACTGATGATTCCACGTGATCCGGTGCAAACCATGTATTCGCTGTCATGGTCTATCGGATAAGGGTTTTCTTGTGTGGACTTGCTAGGGTCGAGATTGTTATCTTCACAGTATTTTATTACATAGTTTGTGTCAATCACTATTGTAATTTCGATATCGGCAGGTTCATTCTGATCTGTGAGAGAACCTTTTAACGGGCTTGTTCTTACGGTAGTCATAAAATAGAATTTTTAGTTTATACCTACTCTGTTATGGCTTTTCGGTATCCGCCATTTAATTGAAGGAATTGTAATTGGAAAGGAAGAGGCAATCATGGACAGGTTATAGCATACCCCGCTGCTTATATTAAGCATCAATAAACAAAACGACTGTAATATGCTACCGGTAAAGAGTTAACCGTTAACATAACAGATGAATGTTTGCGCTCAGTAAATGTATTTGTTTTAGTATTTTCCCATTTTTCCTGCAGTAGCTTTGGGGTAGGGTATAACACCTATGCGATTACGGTTATTTTGAGTTAACGAATAAATAGCTGCCGACTTACTAACAAGCGTAAATATCATTTTGTTTTGACGATGAGAATATTTTTATAAAAAGTCATTCATTACCGTCAGGATTTGTTTTGATTGAAATAATGGCGCCGGAAGATATAGTAGGATAGCGGGCTTATTAAAGCCCTTTATAATATCGATTCTTTCTATAAAATATTGTAGATCAATGGATGAAAGTAGTATTGATAGCTGGCGCGGTCGTTGCCTTGCAGGGCTTATAGAAAATGATTATTTCAGGCCTGAAGATTCAAATGACGCTTTGCCTGTCATTAAGCCGGGAAACAAATGACGGCGTTTTATACCTGTTTCCCGCTCTTCGCAAATTTATGTTCCTGGTACTCTTTCAGCCGGCTGTCCAGCAAAGCAGCAGCAATATCACGGTGTTCCTGGTCGAATGGTATCGTGTTTAGTACAGCCGTCGCTGCTTCGCCCCGATAGTTATTCCGCTGTGCCGGTTCTTTCAGGAAAGTAAGTGCCAGGTCACGGTCGTAAAGCATATCATGTCCACTGAGGTTTTTAATATAGGCCTTGATAAACGCCTGTTCGGCAGTAAAGTCTTCTACCGTAACGTAACCTCTGTCCAGGCTTCGCACCCAGTCCAATGCGGCGGTATGACCAGCGTCCGCAATAAGTTTCCTGTCCAGCGCCCATTGCAGGAACATCAGGACGGAGGTCTTGTAAAAGTTTTGCTCTTTAACAAATTGCTCTATGGTACCATAATCCATTTCGTTGTACAGGTGGAATAATGGATTTCTGTAATCCAGTCCCAGCACAATGTCTTTAACTTTTTGTTCGTCGGTGAATTCCGGTCCCCAGCTTATGTGTCGCTGTTTGTCTGCCGGAATGCGCCAGCGATAGAAACTTTCGCTGCCGTCGTCGTTTAGCCATATGGGTGATATCTCGCTGCTTTTGAGCGTAGGGGCGCCAAGGGAGGAGTTCAGGTATTCAAAAGTGGCGTTGAAGTCTACCTGGTCCGGGAAAGTGGTCGATGATTTATTGTTATACCATCTTGCACTTACCAGGCGCGGTACAAATATGCCTTTTTTGTTGCCCTGCAGCAGCGGGTACGCTGCCAGATAAGGCTGCGCATTAAACAGCAGGTCAATTCCCAGTTTCTTGTTTTCAATCCAGTAAGATGTTTCTGTTGAACGGTTGGAGATATAGGGCTTCTTCGGATATTTAAATCCGTGCTGCTCCAGGAAAGTGATGATGTCTGCGGAATCAATAGCAGATCCCATGAGGCTTACCAGTGTATTGAACATTCGGTCGGCATTTTTCGGGTTAAGATGATAAAGGCTGTAAAATAATGAATTTTGCCGCAGATCCGGAAATGCTGAAAGGTCTGCGCAAATAATTATTCGGCGGGATAATATTGTTTTAACCAGCTGATTACTTTCGCAAAAACATCCATGGAAGCTGTCAATCCCATCCCATGTTTTTCTGTGGGATACAACTCAAATTGCGTTGGTATATTCAACGACGTTAGTTTTTCATGCAGCTTTTTTGCCTGGCTGACATCAACCAGCGGGTCTTGTCCGCCGTGAAACAGGATAGTAGGTACGCCGCTGGCTTTAGTGAGCTGATGATAGGGACTGGCATCAAAGGCGATTTTGGCGGCAGGATCAGGTTCGCCCAACAGTCGGGCTACTTTTTCATCGGCGTCTTTATTTTCCTGCCTTGTTTTTTTATCGGTGAAATCTGTTGGTCCCCACAGGTCTACCACTGTTTTTATCTGGTGTGAACTGTCGCAGGCGTAGGCGTACTGCATGGCGAGATAAGCGCCGGCACTACCGCCTATCAGGGCAAACTGGCTGCCATCGAACGACAGTTTTCCGGATTTGGAGGAGATGAACGCCAGTGCTTTTTTTATATCGTCCAGTTGGGTGGGGTAGGTGTTTTGATGGTCCCGGACCAGGCGATAGTTCATGGACACAACGCCATAGTGCAGTTTGCCGGCCAGTTCGTCGATGAGTTGTTTGGGAAACTCTTTTTTGTCGCCGCCGGTCCAGCCGCCGCCATGCAGGTATACAATGATTTTAGTGCCGGCGTGGTGGTTTTCCGGGAGATAAGCATCCAGGGTGTTGTCTTCTCCGGCGTCGCCATAAGGCACATTGCGCAGGGTGATGTACGCGGAGCTGGTGGCTACTGCCGGTAAAGCGGTGCCGGTATTGCCATCGCGGAGGTTGTTTTTTTTCAGATAGCTGACCAGTGCTTCCGGATGATCGCTCTGCATGCCCTGTACGCCCTTGTTTAACACAGCGTTCCAGGTGGCAGGTCCTTCCGATGGCGTTTGTGCGTCCAGCCATACGGCTACGCCATGTTGCCGGGCAACCGCCAGCATGGCGCTGTCTGTTACGTTGTCCAATACCGCAATGGCGATGTTGTCCAGCAGATAATTCAGTTGCGCCGGAGTGGTTACGTCATCCGGTACGCTGGTCATCAGTGGCATTTGCGGCGCTGTTTTTCTCCACTGTTTATATTGTTCTTTACTGTTGAGATAGACTACGATCTGTTGCTCCATCCCGGCGGCCTGTATCTGTTTCCAGGTTTCGGCGACGTCGGCATCTTTGAAATCCAGGTAGATATTCACTTTCCCTTTGGCGGCGCGTAAGGCTTCCGCGAACGTGGGCACGCGGTAATCTTTCCCGTCTTTACTATTGACTTTTAACTGTCGGATGTCCGCCCAGGTGAGGTCGGACACTTTTCCTTTGCCGTTGGTCATGCGGTCTACGGTGCCGTCGTGCATGAGTACCAGTTGTCCGTCTTTGGTGGTGCGGAGGTCCAGCTCTGCGTAGTCGGCACCGCATTGAATGGTGGCGTTAATGGCGGCAACGGTATTTTCCGGCATGTCTACGTGGTTGCCGCGGTGGGCCACTACCACAAATTTATTTTTGGTGGCAGGCAGCGGTGCTGCCTGTTGTGCAAAGGTGGTATGCATCAACAGGCAGGCGCCGGCAAAAATGAACAGGTGTTTTATCATTACAGGATCTTTTTAGTATCGGTCACGAATACACGGGTACTTACTGAATAAGTGCCACCAGTGGGATTAACGTATTGAAGGTCTACATAGAATGCCCGGTAGCCGCTGTCGG
This window contains:
- a CDS encoding inclusion body family protein, encoding MTTVRTSPLKGSLTDQNEPADIEITIVIDTNYVIKYCEDNNLDPSKSTQENPYPIDHDSEYMVCTGSRGIISGQGTADLSFKAHVEDTVSFRAVSASDNQDNAVILYNIIKNTNPNITPNDDVFDAFQYTPVTRIGAAVPNPDINSNGLPAKQKSVTFYSYKATVGMPGTEAFMVNFALYTLDDSGNNQIPYGYFQWDPTITVPKK
- a CDS encoding glycerophosphodiester phosphodiesterase family protein encodes the protein MIKHLFIFAGACLLMHTTFAQQAAPLPATKNKFVVVAHRGNHVDMPENTVAAINATIQCGADYAELDLRTTKDGQLVLMHDGTVDRMTNGKGKVSDLTWADIRQLKVNSKDGKDYRVPTFAEALRAAKGKVNIYLDFKDADVAETWKQIQAAGMEQQIVVYLNSKEQYKQWRKTAPQMPLMTSVPDDVTTPAQLNYLLDNIAIAVLDNVTDSAMLAVARQHGVAVWLDAQTPSEGPATWNAVLNKGVQGMQSDHPEALVSYLKKNNLRDGNTGTALPAVATSSAYITLRNVPYGDAGEDNTLDAYLPENHHAGTKIIVYLHGGGWTGGDKKEFPKQLIDELAGKLHYGVVSMNYRLVRDHQNTYPTQLDDIKKALAFISSKSGKLSFDGSQFALIGGSAGAYLAMQYAYACDSSHQIKTVVDLWGPTDFTDKKTRQENKDADEKVARLLGEPDPAAKIAFDASPYHQLTKASGVPTILFHGGQDPLVDVSQAKKLHEKLTSLNIPTQFELYPTEKHGMGLTASMDVFAKVISWLKQYYPAE